From one Anopheles bellator chromosome 1, idAnoBellAS_SP24_06.2, whole genome shotgun sequence genomic stretch:
- the LOC131216829 gene encoding beta-1,4-glucuronyltransferase 1: MFQTCRLWNLSIASVLALTLSNVFLTVRLLHSGDQCNQYGGGGGNGEDGVSMVPRAPVLTPATCLEYVLADGLANGTDKAVFSGLDLRLGRWDARRLYKIFDYAVVGERFPELSGAYTVCLATQASLEKIYSLVQVAHHWSGPLSAAIFAAGNDELYLVQLYLSYLRSCFRPIRERVSFHLVLPRERPPTHLQSVHVGDFTRFDCAKPEATLNELLRQRRPDTSKWRIKNPYPQNHLRNVARKGCQSGYVFLTDVDIVPSVSFAEQLDRFLRRQKPGGAGSSGNQQQHHHHQHHHQLTAFVVPTYELDERVRFPRNKTDLIRLANKGLARPFHHKVFIYNQFATNFSR; the protein is encoded by the exons ATGTTTCAG ACATGCCGCCTCTGGAACCTCAGTATTGCGAGCGTGCTGGCGCTGACTCTGTCCAACGTGTTTCTCACCGTCCGGTTGCTGCACAGCGGCGACCAGTGCAACCAGTACGGCGGAGGTGGCGGCAACGGCGAGGATGGCGTCTCGATGGTCCCGCGAGCCCCCGTCCTCACGCCGGCCACCTGCCTGGAGTACGTGCTGGCGGACGGGCTGGCGAACGGCACGGATAAGGCCGTCTTCTCCGGGCTCGATCTGCGGCTCGGTCGCTGGGACGCTCGGCGGCTGTACAAGATCTTCGACtacgccgtcgtcggcgagcgGTTCCCGGAGCTTTCGGGTGCGTACACCGTGTGCCTGGCGACGCAGGCCTCACTGGAGAAGATCTACTCGCTGGTCCAGGTCGCCCACCACTGGTCTGGGCCGCTGTCGGCCGCCATCTTCGCCGCCGGCAACGACGAGCTGTACCTGGTGCAGCTCTATCTGTCCTACCTGCGCAGCTGCTTCCGGCCGATCCGGGAGCGGGTCAGCTTCCATCTCGTCCTACCGCGGGAGCGGCCCCCGACGCACCTGCAGAGTGTGCACGTGGGCGACTTCACCCGGTTCGACTGTGCCAAACCGGAGGCGACGCTGAACGAGCTGCTGCGGCAGCGCCGGCCGGACACGAGCAAGTGGCGCATCAAGAACCCGTACCCGCAGAACCATCTGCGCAACGTGGCCCGCAAGGGCTGCCAGAGCGGGTACGTGTTCCTCACCGACGTCGACATCGTGCCGAGCGTCAGCTTCGCCGAGCAGCTGGACCGCTTTCTCCGCCGCCAGAAGCCGGGCGGGGCGGGGTCGTCGgggaaccagcagcagcaccaccaccaccagcaccaccaccagctgacCGCATTCGTTGTGCCAACGTACGAGCTGGACGAGCGGGTGCGCTTCCCGCGCAACAAGACTGACCTCATCCGGCTCGCGAACAAGGGCCTGGCCCGTCCGTTTCACCACAAGGTGTTTATCTACAACCAGTTCGCGACGAACTTTTCGAGGTAA
- the LOC131205650 gene encoding thioester-containing protein 1 allele S3-like — protein MGPFKELVVCVLVLLVGVSQGVLIVGPKSLRPNRDYTLVISNFQSNLNKVDLMVRLMDHQNGVRPLNLTKLVDVRQNSNKMITFHIPASAPDGDYRITVDGQRGFSFHKEHLLEYQGDSVSALLQLSKPVYKPGDTVQFRVIVLDVDLKPPSDVFELTINVRDSSHNNIRKWTKARLYAGVFENEVSIAPSPLLGTYQIEVHFNDKTLVTKTFEVKEYVLSTFDVDVQPTVVPLLEHQALNLSITASYYFGKPVAGTATLELYFEHEELDQKKTVQVNGMLPVHLPFNRDLNFYDSQSDVTLNVVFKEQYTNRTVSRRYPITVYKNVYNAVLEKAANDFVPGAPFKCSVRIKFQDGKPARDVNALVKVDGLNPEYEQSLRTDNDGIIKLQLRPSSDTTYLQVTVTVDDNELLSEPIEPVERLTNSYIKLELKSPIKINQMLQFLVMCSERMTFFIYYVVSKGEIIDSGSFRPTRSTLYQFKLNATAQLVPRSKIIVASIANDVVIYDFVDIVFDEFHNNFDLRIDETQVKPGEQIELTLKGPPRAYVGLASYDQGLLQYSAKHDIFRDDVWRVFDEFHAVEPNQFSKFYSMGLFVQSLSKVEGVSDMSGRQEVDRETPTRKSLVPYRTNFLESWLWKNVTIPRSGRSQLIERVPDTTTAWYLTGFSIDPVYGLGLIKKPIQFTTLQPFYIVDNLPYSIKRDEVVVLQFTLFNTLGAEYTADVTMYNVANQTEFFGREIGEPSYTKTLSVPPNVGVPVSFLVKAKKLGDMTVRVKASIMLGKEHDAIERVIRVLPESLVQPRMQTRLFSHNEYQNQSFEFILDIDKKADVGSVSISFEVVPNILTSVVKNLGDLLSVPTGCGEQNMVRFVPNIEVLDYLTATGSKETALIEKATGFLQQGYQNQMKYRQSDGSFGVWEGRGGSVFLTAFVGKSMKTAAKYITVDETMVSRTFAWLANTQNPDGRFDETGPVAHKDMQGALRKGISLTSYVMIAFMENPLEAAKHPSVIANGMEYLNRNFNYIYDSYDLAIATYAFWLNNHFRKVEALAKLIAVSTSLEGGLKRYWSRASNQIETTAYALLSHVMAEKYIDGTAIMRWLVDQRYSTGSFPRTQDTFVGLKALSKLAEKISPSRNDYSIQLMFASKRKEFRFTSTDLDQFSYEEIPEGVKKLTVNVGGIGVGFLEVNYQYSLNLVNFAQRFNLDLVKKNSTSDYVLQLYVCSSYIPHLTDERSNMALVEVNFPSGYVVDSNPISEATVANRIQKIEILHGGTSVVLYYNNMGTEKNCFVITAYRRFKVALRRPAYVKVHDYYDPNLNAIKIYEVDKQEVCDICAGEDCPESCKHVPK, from the exons ATGGGTCCTTTCAAAGAGTTAGTAGTTtgtgtgctggtgctgctggtagGTGTGAGTCAAGG TGTGTTGATTGTGGGACCCAAATCGCTCCGACCCAACCGGGATTACACGCTGGTGATCAGTAACTTTCAAAGCAACCTCAACAAGGTCGATCTGATGGTGCGGCTAATGGATCATCAAAATGGCGTACGCCCGCTAAACCTTACGAAATTGGTGGATGTGCGACAAAATTCCAACAAAATGATCACTTTCCAC ATACCGGCCAGTGCGCCGGATGGAGATTACCGGATTACGGTCGATGGGCAACGTGGATTCAGTTTTCACAAGGAACACTTACTGGAGTATCAAGGCGATTCCGTTTCGGCCCTACTACAGCTCAGCAAACCCGTGTACAAGCCCGGTGATACGGTGCAGTTCCGTGTGATCGTGCTGGACGTGGATCTGAAGCCGCCGTCCGATGTGTTTGAGTTGACCATAAACGTACGGGACTCGTCCCACAACAACATCCGCAAATGGACCAAGGCGCGCCTGTACGCCGGAGTGTTTGAGAATGAAGTTTCCATTGCTCCGTCTCCGCTACTGGGTACTTATCAAATCGAAGTGCATTTCAACGACAAAACGCTGGTGACGAAAACGTTCGAAGTGAAGGAATATGTTCTGTCCACGTTCGACGTGGACGTGCAGCCCACGGTGGTGCCGCTGTTAGAGCACCAGGCGCTCAATCTTTCGATAACGGCAAGCTACTACTTCGGCAAACCAGTGGCAGGCACGGCGACACTGGAACTCTATTTCGAGCACGAAGAGCTTGACCAGAAGAAAACCGTTCAGGTCAATGGAATGCTCCCGGTTCATCTTCCCTTCAATCGCGATTTGAATTTTTACGACAGCCAGAGTGATGTAACGCTGAACGTCGTGTTCAAAGAGCAGTACACAA ATCGCACGGTTTCCAGGCGATACCCGATTACGGTGTACAAAAATGTCTACAATGCGGTGTTGGAAAAGGCAGCGAACGACTTTGTGCCCGGAGCACCGTTCAAGTGTAGCGTCAGAATCAAATTTCAGGACGGCAAGCCGGCCAGGGATGTTAATGCGCTGGTGAAAGTAGATGGCCTTAATCCAGAGTATGAGCAGAGCCTTAGGACCGATAACGACGGCATTATTAAACTACAGCTGCGGCCTAGCTCTGACACGACCTATCTACAAGTGACT GTGACGGTGGATGATAACGAACTTCTGAGCGAGCCCATCGAACCGGTTGAGCGACTAACGAATTCGTACATCAAACTTGAACTTAAGTCACC GATTAAGATAAATCAAATGTTACAGTTTCTGGTCATGTGTTCCGAAAGGATGACGTTCTTCATTTACTACGTGGTGTCGAAGGGGGAAATTATCGATTCGGGTTCGTTCAGACCGACACGTAGTACCCTGTACCAGTTCAAGCTGAATGCTACCGCCCAACTAGTACCGCGGTCAAAAATCATCGTCGCCAGCATTGCAAACGATGTGGTTATATACGACTTTGTGGACATCGTGTTCGATGAGTTCCATAACAAT TTTGATCTACGAATTGACGAGACGCAAGTCAAACCGGGAGAACAAATTGAGCTAACGCTGAAAGGACCTCCGCGGGCATACGTAGGTTTGGCTTCATATGACCAGGGTTTGCTTCAGTACAGCGCGAAGCATGATATCTTTCGCGATGACGTGTGGCGGGTGTTTGACGAGTTCCACGCAGTCGAGCCGAATCAGTTTAGTAAATTCTAC AGCATGGGCCTGTTTGTCCAATCCTTGTCGAAAGTCGAAGGAG TCAGTGATATGTCAGGTCGGCAGGAGGTTGATCGCGAAACGCCGACGAGAAAAAGTCTAGTGCCATACCGAACCAACTTCCTGGAGTCTTGGTTGTGGAAGAACGTGACCATCCCTCGCTCGGGACGCAGCCAACTGATCGAGAGGGTACcggacacgacgacggcatgGTACCTGACGGGTTTCTCGATCGATCCAGTATACGGCCTGGGACTGATCAAGAAACCGATACAGTTCACTACGCTGCAACCGTTTTACATCGTCGATAACCTGCCGTACTCCATCAAGCGCGATGAGGTCGTTGTGTTGCAGTTTACCCTGTTCAACACACTCGGTGCGGAATATACTGCCGACGTGACGATGTACAACGTTGCGAATCAAACCGAGTTCTTTGGAAGGGAAATTGGTG AGCCTAGTTATACGAAAACGTTGTCTGTTCCGCCGAACGTCGGTGTGCCTGTTTCGTTCCTGGTGAAGGCAAAAAAACTGGGGGATATGACGGTCCGTGTGAAGGCATCCATCATGCTCGGCAAGGAGCATGATGCCATCGAGAGGGTTATCCGTGTGCTGCCAGAAAGCTTGGTACAGCCAAGGATGCAAACTCGCCTCTTCTCCCACAATGAATATCAGAACCAGagttttgaattcattttgGACATTGACAAGAAGGCCGACGTGGGCTCGGTGAGCATTAGCTTTGAGGTTGTTC CCAACATACTGACATCGGTGGTGAAAAACCTGGGAGATCTGCTGAGCGTGCCTACGGGTTGCGGAGAGCAAAATATGGTACGTTTCGTTCCGAACATAGAGGTGTTGGACTATCTGACGGCGACCGGTTCGAAGGAGACGGCGCTCATCGAAAAGGCGACCGGATTTCTTCAACAAGGCTACCAGAACCAGATGAAATATCGCCAGTCAGATGGATCGTTCGGCGTTTGGGAGGGAAGAGGTGGATCTGTTTTTCTTACGGCCTTTGTCGGAAAGTCGATGAAAACGGCAGCGAAGTACATTACCGTGGATGAAACGATGGTCTCGCGAACCTTTGCCTGGCTggcaaacacacaaaaccccGATGGGCGCTTCGACGAGACGGGCCCGGTTGCGCACAAGGACATGCAGGGGGCGCTTCGTAAAGGAATCTCGCTTACTTCGTATGTAATGATCGCCTTCATGGAAAATCCGCTTGAAGCCGCGAAACATCCATCTGTTATtgcgaatggaatggaatatCTTAACCGCAACTTTAACTACATCTACGACTCGTACGATCTGGCTATCGCTACGTATGCGTTCTGGTTGAATAACCATTTCCGTAAAGTAGAAGCCTTGGCGAAACTGATCGCAGTCTCCACCAGTCTTGAGGGTGGACTGAAGCGCTACTGGTCACGAGCATCGAACCAAATCGAAACCACGGCCTACGCCTTACTGTCGCACGTGATGGCCGAAAAGTACATCGACGGTACTGCGATTATGCGTTGGCTCGTAGACCAACGATACAGCACCGGAAGTTTCCCACGTACCCAGGATACGTTCGTTGGCCTGAAAGCGCTTTCAAAACTGGCCGAGAAGATCTCGCCTTCGCGAAACGATTACTCCATTCAGTTAATGTTCGCTAGCAAGAGAAAAGAGTTCCGCTTCACTTCCACCGATCTTGATCAGTTCAGCTACGAGGAGATTCCGGAGGGCGTGAAAAAGCTGACCGTGAACGTCGGCGGAATAGGAGTTGGCTTTCTAGAGGTGAACTACCAATACAGTCTCAACTTGGTGAACTTTGCCCAACGGTTCAACCTGGACCTGGTGAAGAAGAACTCCACCTCGGACTACGTGCTGCAGCTGTACGTATGCAGCAGTTACATTCCGCATCTTACGGACGAACGCTCCAACATGGCGCTTGTGGAAGTGAACTTCCCCAGTGGCTACGTCGTGGACAGCAACCCAATCAGTGAGGCGACCGTTGCCAACCGAATACAG AAAATCGAGATTCTACACGGCGGAACGTCCGTCGTGCTGTACTACAACAACATGGGCACCGAGAAAAACTGTTTCGTGATCACTGCCTATCGACGGTTTAAGGTGGCGCTCCGGAGGCCGGCGTACGTGAAGGTGCACGATTACTACGACCCCA ACTTGAACGCCATTAAGATTTACGAGGTGGACAAACAGGAGGTGTGTGACATCTGCGCAGGGGAAGACTGCCCGGAATCCTGCAAACACGTACCGAAGTGA